In one Umezawaea sp. Da 62-37 genomic region, the following are encoded:
- a CDS encoding bifunctional aldolase/short-chain dehydrogenase, with amino-acid sequence MSTVRDLLERSNRLGSDPANTNYAGGNTSAKGSATDPATGEPVDLLWVKGSGGDLGTLTEPGLAVLRLDRVRGLSAVYRGVEHEDEMVAAFDHCLHGRGGAAPSIDTAMHALVDAAHVDHLHPDSGIALATAVDGEKLAERCFGDRVVWVPWRRPGFQLGLDIAKIKDEHPEAIGCVLGGHGITAWGDTSAEAEARSLEIIQGAARFLAEHGRTDPFGAELPGYQALPTEERRARAAALAPLLRGLASTDERRIGHFTDTEPVLDFLSREEHPRLAALGTSCPDHFLRTKVRPMVLDLPATAPLDEVRARLRELHTAYREDYRAYYDRHATPDSPAIRGADPAIVLVPGVGMFSFGADAQTARVAGEFYLNAIAVMRGAESVSTYAPIDEAEKFRIEYWALEEAKLARRPKPAPLTGRVAFVTGAGSGIGRAIAHRLAAEGACVVVADRDADAARTVADELKATAVTADVTDEAQIAAALAEASLAYGGVDLVVNNAGLSISKPLLDTTIEDWDKQHDVMARGSFLVAKHAARVMIDQGFGGDVVYIASKNAVFAGPSNIAYSAAKADQAHQVRLLAAELGEHGIKVNGVNPDGVVRGSGIFAGGWGAQRAEVYGVAEEDLGAFYAQRTLLKREVLPEHVAHAVFVLTTLSHTTGMHVPVDAGVAAAFLR; translated from the coding sequence GTGAGCACCGTGCGCGACCTGCTGGAGCGGTCCAACCGACTGGGCTCCGACCCCGCCAACACCAACTACGCGGGCGGCAACACCTCCGCCAAGGGATCGGCGACCGACCCGGCCACCGGCGAGCCGGTGGACCTGTTGTGGGTCAAGGGATCCGGCGGCGACCTCGGCACGCTGACCGAACCCGGACTGGCGGTGCTGCGGCTGGACCGGGTGCGCGGGCTCAGCGCGGTCTACCGGGGCGTCGAGCACGAGGACGAGATGGTCGCGGCGTTCGACCACTGCCTGCACGGCCGCGGCGGCGCGGCGCCGTCGATCGACACCGCGATGCACGCGCTGGTGGACGCGGCGCACGTCGACCACCTGCACCCGGACTCCGGGATCGCGCTGGCGACCGCCGTGGACGGCGAGAAGCTGGCCGAGCGCTGCTTCGGCGACCGGGTCGTGTGGGTGCCGTGGCGGCGACCGGGTTTCCAGCTGGGGCTGGACATCGCGAAGATCAAGGACGAGCACCCCGAGGCCATCGGCTGCGTGCTCGGCGGGCACGGCATCACCGCGTGGGGCGACACGTCCGCCGAGGCCGAGGCCCGGTCGCTGGAGATCATCCAGGGCGCGGCGCGGTTCCTCGCCGAGCACGGCCGCACCGACCCGTTCGGCGCTGAACTGCCGGGCTACCAAGCACTTCCGACCGAGGAGCGGCGTGCGAGGGCCGCCGCGCTGGCCCCGCTGCTGCGCGGGCTGGCCTCGACCGACGAGCGCCGGATCGGCCACTTCACCGACACGGAGCCGGTGCTCGACTTCCTCTCCAGGGAGGAGCACCCGCGACTGGCCGCGCTCGGCACGTCGTGCCCGGACCACTTCCTGCGCACCAAGGTCCGGCCGATGGTGCTCGACCTGCCCGCCACCGCGCCGCTGGACGAGGTGCGGGCGCGGCTGCGCGAGCTGCACACCGCCTACCGCGAGGACTACCGCGCCTACTACGACCGGCACGCGACCCCGGACTCCCCCGCCATCCGCGGCGCGGACCCGGCGATCGTGCTGGTGCCCGGCGTCGGCATGTTCTCCTTCGGCGCCGACGCCCAGACCGCCCGCGTGGCCGGGGAGTTCTACCTCAACGCCATCGCGGTGATGCGCGGCGCCGAGTCGGTGTCGACCTACGCGCCGATCGACGAGGCGGAGAAGTTCCGCATCGAGTACTGGGCGCTGGAGGAGGCGAAGCTCGCCCGCCGCCCCAAGCCCGCGCCGCTGACCGGGCGGGTCGCGTTCGTCACCGGCGCCGGGTCGGGCATCGGCCGGGCCATCGCGCACCGGCTGGCCGCCGAGGGCGCGTGCGTGGTGGTCGCCGACCGCGACGCCGACGCCGCGCGCACCGTGGCCGACGAGCTGAAGGCGACGGCCGTGACGGCGGACGTGACCGACGAGGCGCAGATCGCCGCGGCGCTGGCCGAGGCCTCGCTCGCCTACGGCGGCGTGGACCTGGTGGTGAACAACGCCGGGCTGTCGATCTCGAAGCCGTTGCTGGACACCACGATCGAGGACTGGGACAAGCAGCACGACGTGATGGCGCGGGGCTCGTTCCTGGTCGCCAAGCACGCCGCGCGGGTCATGATCGACCAGGGGTTCGGCGGCGACGTCGTCTACATCGCCAGCAAGAACGCCGTGTTCGCGGGCCCGTCGAACATCGCCTACAGCGCCGCCAAGGCCGACCAGGCGCACCAGGTCCGGCTGCTGGCCGCCGAACTCGGCGAGCACGGGATCAAGGTCAACGGCGTCAACCCGGACGGCGTCGTGCGCGGGTCCGGGATCTTCGCGGGCGGCTGGGGCGCGCAGCGGGCCGAGGTCTACGGCGTGGCCGAGGAGGACCTGGGCGCGTTCTACGCGCAGCGCACCCTGCTCAAGCGCGAGGTGCTCCCGGAGCACGTGGCGCACGCGGTGTTCGTGCTCACCACGTTGAGCCACACCACGGGCATGCACGTGCCGGTGGACGCCGGCGTGGCCGCGGCGTTCCTGCGATGA
- a CDS encoding FAD-dependent monooxygenase — protein MAEDVVVVGAGPTGLMLACELSLAGVRPVVLERRPEPSDLPRANGLVGQVVEVLDRRGLLERFRAGSPFAGAMPGFPFGSVPLRFAALDPNPVTSVLIQQPRIERLLTDRAVELGVEIRRGQEVRGLAQDDDGVTLDVAGPGGGHRVRARYAVGCDGGRGPVRGFAGIGFPGTTDREVLRMGHFTSADTTVEVPGHGLLRPGWNRLPLGRVLVTSLRPGIWIVGVREDGDSADTGPLPLEELRRSLRRVLGVDLPLGEPIWLSRTVGQARLAETYRAGRVLLAGDAAHLFPAGGSALNVGLLDAVNLGWKLAADVLGTASAGLLDSYQAERRPVGERALLQTRAQAALDRAPGEDGDALRALLTEVFALPQPLRHLAELTQGSDVRYDLPGDPHPLLGRFLPDFRLTTAAGPTRLAELLRAGGHVLLDFTGGCADVAHDGVDVVRAGSDEAPADALLVRPDGHVAWVAGGTGPREALDRWAGHAVPA, from the coding sequence ATGGCGGAAGATGTGGTGGTGGTCGGAGCGGGTCCGACCGGGCTGATGCTCGCCTGTGAGCTGAGCCTGGCGGGCGTCCGCCCAGTGGTGCTCGAACGGCGGCCGGAGCCCAGCGACCTGCCGCGGGCGAACGGGCTCGTGGGGCAGGTCGTGGAGGTGCTGGACCGCCGCGGCCTGCTGGAGCGGTTCCGCGCCGGGAGTCCGTTCGCCGGGGCGATGCCGGGGTTCCCGTTCGGTTCGGTGCCGCTGCGGTTCGCCGCGCTGGACCCCAACCCGGTGACGTCCGTGCTGATCCAGCAGCCGCGGATCGAGCGGCTGCTCACCGACCGGGCCGTCGAGCTGGGGGTGGAGATCCGGCGCGGGCAGGAGGTGCGCGGGCTGGCCCAGGACGACGACGGGGTGACCCTCGACGTGGCGGGGCCGGGCGGTGGGCACCGGGTGCGCGCCCGGTACGCGGTGGGCTGCGACGGGGGCCGCGGCCCGGTGCGCGGGTTCGCGGGCATCGGGTTTCCCGGCACGACCGACCGGGAGGTGCTGCGGATGGGGCACTTCACGAGCGCCGACACCACCGTCGAGGTGCCCGGCCACGGACTACTGCGGCCCGGCTGGAACCGCCTTCCGCTCGGCCGCGTGCTGGTCACGTCGCTGCGGCCGGGGATCTGGATCGTCGGCGTCCGCGAGGACGGCGACTCCGCGGACACCGGCCCGTTGCCGCTGGAGGAGCTGCGGCGGAGCCTTCGCCGGGTGCTCGGCGTGGACCTGCCCCTCGGCGAGCCGATCTGGCTGTCCCGCACGGTGGGCCAGGCCCGGCTGGCCGAGACCTACCGCGCAGGCCGCGTGCTGCTGGCGGGCGACGCGGCGCACCTGTTCCCCGCGGGCGGGTCGGCGCTCAACGTCGGTCTGCTCGACGCGGTGAACCTGGGCTGGAAGCTGGCGGCCGACGTGCTCGGCACGGCGTCGGCGGGACTGCTCGACAGCTACCAGGCCGAACGGCGTCCGGTCGGCGAGCGGGCGCTGTTGCAGACCAGGGCGCAGGCCGCGCTCGACCGGGCGCCCGGCGAGGACGGGGACGCCCTGCGCGCGCTGCTCACCGAGGTGTTCGCGCTCCCCCAGCCGCTGCGGCACCTCGCCGAGCTGACACAGGGGTCCGACGTCCGCTACGACCTGCCCGGCGACCCGCACCCGCTGCTCGGCCGGTTCCTGCCCGACTTCCGGCTCACCACGGCGGCCGGTCCCACCCGGCTGGCCGAACTCCTGCGCGCGGGCGGACATGTGCTGCTCGACTTCACCGGCGGGTGCGCCGACGTCGCCCACGACGGCGTGGACGTGGTCCGGGCCGGGTCCGACGAGGCTCCCGCCGACGCGCTGCTGGTCCGCCCGGACGGCCACGTGGCCTGGGTGGCGGGCGGCACCGGCCCTCGGGAGGCGCTCGACCGCTGGGCGGGACACGCCGTTCCGGCCTGA
- a CDS encoding helix-turn-helix domain-containing protein has protein sequence MSQDSSHRVAVLVDQGSNPFEMGVATELFGLRRPELDRPWYDFALCAAEPAVTMHLGMFTLTGVAGLEAADAADTLIVPNRPDPQVPPSPAVLAAVARAAERGARLVSFCTGAFTLAEAGVLDGRRATTHWRWADEFARRFPLVALEPDVLFVEDGPVFTAAGSAAALDLGLHLIHRDHGAEVANAISRRLVFTGHRDGGQRQFVERPVPTVPDSSLAPVLAWARERLDRPLTVADLAARAAASQATLHRRFRAELGTTPLAWLTAERITLACRLIERGEQRLERVAAASGFGTAANLRSQLRRHTGLSPSAYRRRFGPAA, from the coding sequence ATGTCGCAAGATTCCTCGCACCGGGTCGCGGTGCTCGTCGACCAGGGCTCCAACCCGTTCGAGATGGGCGTGGCGACGGAGCTGTTCGGCCTGCGGCGGCCGGAGCTGGACCGCCCCTGGTACGACTTCGCGCTGTGCGCCGCCGAGCCCGCCGTGACGATGCACCTGGGGATGTTCACGCTCACCGGTGTCGCCGGGCTGGAGGCCGCCGACGCCGCGGACACGCTGATCGTGCCCAACCGGCCCGACCCGCAGGTGCCGCCCTCCCCCGCCGTGCTGGCCGCGGTCGCCCGCGCCGCCGAGCGCGGCGCGCGGCTGGTCAGCTTCTGCACCGGCGCGTTCACCCTGGCCGAGGCCGGGGTGCTGGACGGGCGGCGGGCGACCACGCACTGGCGGTGGGCCGACGAGTTCGCCCGCCGGTTCCCGCTGGTCGCGCTGGAACCCGACGTGCTGTTCGTGGAGGACGGGCCGGTGTTCACCGCGGCGGGCAGCGCGGCCGCGCTCGACCTCGGGCTGCACCTGATCCACCGCGACCACGGCGCCGAGGTCGCCAACGCGATCAGCAGGCGGCTGGTGTTCACCGGGCACCGCGACGGCGGTCAGCGGCAGTTCGTCGAACGCCCGGTGCCCACCGTGCCGGACTCCTCCCTCGCACCGGTGCTGGCCTGGGCGCGCGAGCGGCTGGACCGGCCGCTGACCGTCGCGGACCTGGCCGCGCGGGCGGCCGCCAGCCAGGCCACGCTGCACCGGCGGTTCCGCGCCGAACTGGGCACCACACCGCTGGCGTGGCTGACGGCCGAGCGGATCACGCTGGCGTGCCGGTTGATCGAACGGGGTGAGCAGCGGTTGGAGCGGGTGGCCGCCGCCAGTGGGTTCGGGACGGCGGCCAACCTGCGGTCGCAGCTGCGCAGGCACACGGGGTTGAGCCCGTCGGCCTACCGACGGCGGTTCGGGCCTGCTGCGTGA
- a CDS encoding LacI family DNA-binding transcriptional regulator: protein MVGIKDVARRAGVSIGTVSNVVNRPHVVSAATRSRVNSVIEELGYVRDESARQLRAGSSRTLALLVLDLGNPFFVDVARGAEEAAHAAGLSMITCNSAQRVDRETSYLAMLAEQRVRGVLLSPVGTADESLAGFRRSGIPYVFVDRKATGGECCSVSVDDVLGGALAARHLTAQGHTRIAFVNGPAVLVQCREREEGVRKALEEAPGHELTVLEVAALDVASGRDAGARILGISPRPTAVFCANDLLALGVLQAMVAAGVRVPDEVAIVGYDDIEFASAAAVPLTSVRQPATRIGETAARLLIEETSDDVAHEHRAVVFSPELVVRDSTRVPRR, encoded by the coding sequence ATGGTCGGCATCAAGGACGTGGCGCGCCGGGCCGGGGTGTCGATCGGCACGGTCTCGAACGTCGTCAACCGCCCGCACGTCGTCTCGGCCGCGACCCGGTCCAGGGTCAACTCGGTGATCGAGGAACTCGGCTACGTCCGCGACGAGTCGGCCCGCCAGCTCCGCGCGGGCAGCAGCCGCACGCTGGCCCTGCTGGTGCTCGACCTCGGCAACCCGTTCTTCGTCGACGTGGCGCGCGGCGCCGAGGAGGCCGCGCACGCGGCGGGCCTCAGCATGATCACCTGCAACAGCGCCCAGCGCGTCGACCGCGAGACCTCGTACCTGGCGATGCTCGCCGAGCAGCGGGTGCGCGGCGTCCTGCTGAGCCCCGTGGGCACGGCCGACGAGAGCCTCGCGGGCTTCCGCCGCAGCGGCATCCCCTACGTGTTCGTGGACCGCAAGGCCACCGGCGGCGAGTGCTGCTCGGTCTCGGTCGACGACGTGCTCGGCGGCGCCCTCGCGGCCCGGCACCTGACCGCGCAGGGCCACACCAGGATCGCGTTCGTCAACGGCCCGGCCGTCCTCGTGCAGTGCCGCGAACGCGAGGAGGGCGTCCGCAAGGCGCTGGAGGAGGCCCCAGGGCACGAGCTGACCGTGCTGGAGGTCGCCGCGCTGGACGTGGCCTCCGGCCGCGACGCGGGCGCCCGCATCCTCGGCATCAGCCCCCGTCCCACGGCGGTGTTCTGCGCCAACGACCTGCTGGCGCTGGGCGTGCTCCAGGCGATGGTCGCCGCGGGCGTCCGGGTGCCGGATGAGGTCGCGATCGTCGGCTACGACGACATCGAGTTCGCCTCGGCCGCCGCCGTACCGCTCACCTCGGTCCGCCAGCCTGCCACCCGCATCGGCGAGACGGCCGCGCGGCTGCTGATCGAGGAGACGTCGGACGACGTGGCGCACGAACACCGCGCGGTCGTGTTCTCACCCGAACTGGTGGTGCGCGACTCCACCCGCGTGCCGCGCCGGTGA
- a CDS encoding aspartate/glutamate racemase family protein, with protein MLTIGMLGGMSWESSAQYYRLANELVRERLGGLHSARCVLHSVDFADVERLQVEGRWDEAGDVLAEAARGVEAAGADLLLICTNTMHKVADRVQAAVGIPLLHLADAMAEAVLRADVEVVGLLGTAFTMEQAFYRERLAGHGVRVLVPGDADRAFVHRVIYEELCLGVVEEASRKGYREVIARLVDKGAQGVVLGCTEIELLVGAEDSAVPLFPTTRLHVEAAVEWALR; from the coding sequence ATGTTGACCATCGGGATGCTCGGCGGGATGAGCTGGGAGAGCAGTGCCCAGTACTACCGGCTGGCCAACGAGCTGGTTCGCGAACGGCTGGGCGGGCTGCACTCGGCGCGCTGCGTGCTGCATTCGGTGGATTTCGCGGATGTGGAGCGGTTGCAGGTCGAGGGGCGGTGGGACGAGGCGGGCGACGTGCTCGCGGAGGCCGCTCGCGGGGTGGAGGCCGCGGGGGCGGACCTCCTGCTGATCTGCACCAACACGATGCACAAGGTGGCGGATCGGGTGCAGGCCGCCGTGGGGATCCCGTTGCTGCACCTGGCGGACGCGATGGCGGAGGCCGTGCTGCGGGCGGATGTGGAGGTCGTGGGGCTGCTGGGGACGGCTTTCACGATGGAGCAGGCGTTCTACCGGGAGCGGTTGGCGGGGCACGGGGTGCGGGTGCTCGTTCCCGGCGACGCGGATCGGGCGTTCGTGCACCGGGTGATCTACGAGGAGCTGTGCCTCGGGGTGGTGGAGGAGGCGTCGCGGAAGGGGTACCGGGAGGTGATCGCGCGGCTGGTGGACAAGGGGGCGCAGGGGGTGGTGCTGGGCTGCACGGAGATCGAGTTGCTGGTGGGCGCCGAGGACAGCGCGGTGCCGTTGTTCCCGACCACGCGGCTGCACGTGGAGGCTGCGGTGGAGTGGGCTTTGAGGTGA
- a CDS encoding M23 family metallopeptidase — MSHPRSSGGKAVQASTAPRAVRSHRLPPPPSALRGRIVVAAVAIGAFGAAGAGHALQATGAPAPSDEVTPLANATDGAAAFGIGGTAPAAPQVLQVVKHADPSAEASKLTKSQRITEEREAAEAEAARPKVVAPAHGSFSSGFGYRDGAMHYGVDIAAPLGSPIYAAADGVVIEAGPASGFGLWVRIQHADGTITVYGHMYYFSVQKGQQVRAGEQIAQVGNNGVSFGAHLHFEVWDANGLKTNPLPWLNNAGVSI; from the coding sequence TTGTCCCACCCCCGCTCCTCCGGCGGCAAGGCAGTACAAGCGAGCACGGCACCCCGAGCCGTGCGCAGCCACCGCCTGCCGCCCCCGCCGTCCGCCCTGCGCGGCCGGATCGTCGTCGCCGCTGTCGCCATCGGAGCCTTCGGCGCCGCCGGTGCCGGTCACGCCCTCCAGGCCACCGGCGCCCCCGCGCCGTCGGACGAGGTGACACCGCTCGCGAACGCCACGGACGGCGCCGCCGCGTTCGGCATCGGCGGCACAGCCCCGGCCGCCCCGCAGGTGCTCCAGGTCGTGAAGCACGCCGACCCGAGCGCCGAGGCGAGCAAGCTCACCAAGAGCCAGCGGATCACCGAGGAACGCGAAGCCGCCGAAGCCGAGGCCGCCCGCCCCAAGGTCGTCGCCCCCGCGCACGGCAGCTTCTCTTCGGGCTTCGGCTACCGCGACGGCGCCATGCACTACGGCGTCGACATCGCCGCCCCGCTCGGCTCCCCGATCTACGCCGCCGCGGACGGCGTCGTCATCGAAGCGGGCCCCGCCAGCGGTTTCGGCCTCTGGGTCCGGATCCAGCACGCCGACGGCACCATCACCGTCTACGGCCACATGTACTACTTCTCCGTGCAGAAGGGCCAGCAGGTGCGCGCGGGCGAACAGATCGCCCAGGTCGGCAACAACGGCGTCTCCTTCGGCGCCCACCTGCACTTCGAGGTCTGGGACGCCAACGGTCTCAAGACCAACCCCCTGCCCTGGCTGAACAACGCGGGCGTCAGCATCTAG
- a CDS encoding cupin domain-containing protein, with the protein MSTQPIDVQSVLDGFDAPWSPRIPLNVNDYDIRLAKFLGEHVWHVHHETDEFFLVLDGEIAIGLREDDGERVVTLPRGSMFVVPRGTFHKPSSEEGASVLLVEPTGTLSVGDEHDEVPDHVDATTGHRV; encoded by the coding sequence ATGAGCACTCAGCCGATCGACGTCCAGTCCGTCCTCGACGGGTTCGACGCCCCCTGGAGCCCCCGGATCCCGCTGAACGTCAACGACTACGACATCCGGCTCGCCAAGTTCCTGGGCGAGCACGTGTGGCACGTCCACCACGAGACCGACGAGTTCTTCCTCGTCCTGGACGGCGAGATCGCCATCGGCCTGCGCGAGGACGACGGCGAGCGGGTGGTCACGCTCCCGCGCGGCTCGATGTTCGTCGTGCCGCGCGGGACCTTCCACAAGCCGTCGTCCGAGGAGGGCGCGTCGGTGCTGCTGGTCGAGCCCACCGGCACGCTCTCGGTGGGGGACGAGCACGACGAGGTGCCCGACCACGTGGACGCCACCACCGGCCACCGCGTCTGA
- a CDS encoding rhamnulokinase family protein has protein sequence MKRFAAVDLGASSGRVIVGEVDGNRVALHEAHRFPNRPVKIGRTLHWDVLDLYREVVDGLRLAGPLDGIGVDSWAVDYGLLDRHGALVGNPVHYRDERTGPAVERARGLLPAEAHYAATGIQFQPFNTAFQLLADDWAARGAVRALLVPDLIAFWLTGREGTEITNASTTAMLDPRTRAWSEQVAEALGLDTGLFAPLREPGSVIGEVLPGIGLSQRVPVYAVGSHDTASAVVAVPARDDNFAYISCGTWSLVGVELADPVLTEESRRANFTNELGVDGTIRFLRNVMGLWLLQECHRAWGTTDPGALLAEAAALPPSPATVDATDSRFLAPGDMPDRIAAACRETGRPEPRTRAELVRCVLDSLALAHRDAVADAARLSGRKVDVVHVVGGGARNELLCQLTADACGLPVVAGPVEASALGNVLVQARAAGALDGDLRTIVRSTEPLATYTPRPEGALGRGA, from the coding sequence ATGAAGCGGTTCGCGGCGGTCGACCTGGGCGCTTCCAGCGGCCGGGTGATCGTGGGCGAGGTCGACGGGAACCGGGTGGCGCTGCACGAGGCGCACCGGTTCCCGAACCGGCCGGTGAAGATCGGCCGCACGCTGCACTGGGACGTGCTCGACCTCTACCGCGAGGTCGTCGACGGCCTGCGGCTCGCCGGACCGCTCGACGGGATCGGCGTGGACTCCTGGGCGGTGGACTACGGGCTGCTGGACCGGCACGGGGCGCTCGTCGGCAACCCCGTGCACTACCGGGACGAGCGCACCGGGCCCGCCGTCGAGCGCGCCCGCGGGCTGCTCCCGGCGGAGGCCCACTACGCCGCGACCGGCATCCAGTTCCAGCCGTTCAACACGGCCTTCCAGCTGCTGGCCGACGACTGGGCCGCGCGCGGCGCCGTGCGGGCGCTGCTGGTGCCGGACCTGATCGCGTTCTGGCTGACCGGCCGGGAGGGCACCGAGATCACCAACGCCTCCACGACGGCGATGCTGGACCCGCGCACCCGCGCGTGGTCGGAGCAGGTCGCGGAGGCGCTGGGCCTGGACACCGGGCTGTTCGCCCCGCTGCGCGAACCCGGCTCGGTGATCGGCGAGGTGCTGCCGGGGATCGGCCTCTCCCAACGGGTTCCGGTGTACGCGGTGGGCTCGCACGACACCGCGTCCGCCGTCGTCGCCGTGCCAGCGCGGGACGACAACTTCGCCTACATCTCCTGCGGCACCTGGTCGCTGGTCGGCGTCGAACTGGCCGACCCGGTGCTCACCGAGGAGAGCAGGCGGGCGAACTTCACCAACGAGCTGGGCGTGGACGGCACGATCCGGTTCCTGCGCAACGTGATGGGGCTGTGGCTGCTCCAGGAGTGCCACCGGGCGTGGGGCACCACCGACCCCGGCGCGCTGCTCGCCGAGGCCGCGGCGCTCCCCCCGTCACCGGCCACCGTGGACGCCACCGACTCCCGGTTCCTCGCGCCCGGCGACATGCCCGACCGGATCGCGGCCGCCTGCCGCGAGACCGGGCGGCCCGAGCCGCGGACCCGTGCCGAACTGGTCCGGTGCGTGCTGGACAGCCTCGCGCTGGCGCACCGCGACGCGGTGGCCGACGCCGCGCGGCTGTCCGGTCGCAAGGTGGACGTCGTGCACGTCGTCGGCGGCGGCGCGCGCAACGAGCTGCTGTGCCAGCTCACCGCCGACGCCTGCGGGCTCCCGGTGGTCGCGGGCCCGGTCGAGGCGTCGGCGCTCGGCAACGTCCTGGTGCAGGCGCGGGCCGCGGGTGCGCTGGACGGTGACCTGCGGACGATCGTCCGGTCGACCGAGCCGCTGGCGACCTACACCCCGCGACCGGAAGGGGCCCTGGGCCGGGGCGCCTGA
- a CDS encoding FkbO/Hyg5 family chorismatase: MIGTCDTWSAEDAVDSGAEWSLRYTHDDDFLSISAFIPPSGRCAEAVRDVYAEIFALAGWSGYPDICRLWHYIGDINGDNADGLEVYRDFCVGRALAFEEFRPPFGMPAATGVGSSGEGITVCVLATRAGKLTAIENPDQVPAYRYPTRYGPKPPSFARAGYLERAEGDVLFLSGTASVTGHETAHRGDLHGQLDRTLANIRTVVGGPNLARHGVAGHFGLADFDRVKVYVRNAGDMAAVEAVCRTVFTGDPAVELVRADLCRSDLLVGIEGVIAVRGGLPKVLRRADQPDGASRAQAVSAP; encoded by the coding sequence ATGATCGGAACCTGCGACACCTGGTCGGCGGAGGACGCGGTGGACAGCGGCGCGGAGTGGTCGCTGCGCTACACCCACGACGACGACTTCCTGTCCATCAGCGCGTTCATCCCGCCGTCGGGCCGCTGCGCCGAGGCCGTCCGGGACGTCTACGCCGAGATCTTCGCGCTGGCCGGGTGGAGCGGGTACCCGGACATCTGCAGGCTCTGGCACTACATCGGGGACATCAACGGCGACAACGCCGACGGCCTGGAGGTCTACCGGGACTTCTGCGTGGGCCGCGCGCTGGCGTTCGAGGAGTTCCGGCCGCCGTTCGGGATGCCCGCCGCGACCGGTGTCGGCAGCTCGGGGGAGGGCATCACGGTGTGCGTGCTGGCCACGCGGGCCGGGAAGCTGACCGCCATCGAGAACCCGGACCAGGTGCCCGCCTACCGCTACCCGACCCGCTACGGGCCGAAGCCGCCGTCGTTCGCCCGCGCGGGCTACCTGGAGCGCGCCGAGGGCGACGTGCTGTTCCTGTCCGGCACGGCGAGCGTCACCGGCCACGAGACCGCGCACCGCGGCGACCTGCACGGCCAGCTCGACCGGACGCTCGCGAACATCCGGACCGTCGTGGGCGGCCCCAACCTCGCGCGCCACGGCGTGGCCGGGCACTTCGGCCTCGCCGACTTCGACCGGGTGAAGGTGTACGTCCGCAACGCCGGGGACATGGCCGCGGTCGAGGCCGTGTGCCGGACGGTCTTCACCGGCGACCCGGCGGTCGAACTGGTCCGCGCCGACCTCTGCCGGTCCGACCTGCTGGTCGGGATCGAGGGCGTGATCGCCGTGCGGGGCGGTCTGCCGAAGGTGTTGCGGCGGGCCGACCAGCCGGACGGCGCGAGCCGGGCGCAGGCGGTGTCCGCGCCGTAG